One Scleropages formosus chromosome 8, fSclFor1.1, whole genome shotgun sequence DNA window includes the following coding sequences:
- the aanat2 gene encoding arylalkylamine N-acetyltransferase 2: protein MSICGVAMAQQVSSPPMLRPFFLKTPSSMESPRRQRRHTLPASEFRNLTPQDAISVFEIEREAFVSVSGECPLTLDEVLSFLGQCPELSLGWFEEGQLVAFIIGSGWNKERLAQEAMTTHVADTPTVHIHVLSVHRHCRQQGKGSILLWRYLQYLRCLPGLRRALLVCEEFLVPFYRKAGFQERGPSAITVAALSFVEMECQLRGAAYARRNSGC, encoded by the exons ATGTCCATTTGTGGTG TTGCCATGGCGCAGCAGGTCAGCAGTCCACCCATGCTGAGACCCTTCTTCCTGAAGACCCCCAGCAGCATGGAGAGCCCTCGCAGGCAGCGGCGGCACACACTGCCTGCCAGTGAGTTCCGCAACCTCACTCCACAGGATGCCATCAGCGTGTTCGAGATTGAGAGGGAAG cctttgtgtctgtgtcaggCGAGTGTCCTTTGACCCTTGACGAGGTGCTCAGCTTCCTTGGCCAGTGCCCGGAGCTATCACTGGGCTGGTTTGAAGAAGGCCAACTGGTGGCCTTCATCATCGGATCAGGATGGAACAAGGAGAGACTGGCTCAG GAAGCCATGACCACGCACGTTGCAGATACGCCCACGGTGCACATACATGTGCTTTCAGTGCACCGCCACTGCCGGCAGCAGGGTAAGGGTTCGATCCTGCTGTGGCGCTATCTGCAGTATCTGCGCTGCCTGCCGGGTTTGCGCCGTGCCCTGCTCGTCTGTGAGGAGTTCCTGGTGCCCTTCTACCGCAAGGCTGGCTTCCAGGAGAGGGGGCCGTCCGCCATCACTGTGGCGGCCCTTAGCTTTGTAGAGATGGAGTGCCAACTGAGGGGTGCGGCATACGCGCGGCGCAACAGTGGCTGTTAG